In Uranotaenia lowii strain MFRU-FL unplaced genomic scaffold, ASM2978415v1 HiC_scaffold_1976, whole genome shotgun sequence, the genomic window GTAGTCGGGCTGTTAGGATTTTGAGTCGAGATCAATTGCATTCTCAACTGCTCGATATAAGTAAGGATACTTACTATGACATCCTTTTCTTCCTGATATGCTGGCCAGCTGCACGAGTACAGGATTGGTCGGCCAGTTTTGTTCATAAGATCTCCAAAAATGATGTAATCTGAAATAAAAGATACGAAGTTCTGTATATTCCATGTACAGCATTTCCACGAAATTCtacaaagtaataaaaattccttttaattcaactacGGTACAAggaaagttcagataccggtatttcgatagcaacttactatcttcttcagtgaactttttcgattcgattttttggtaccgtggttgaattgaagGCAATCTGTCGATTGCTATTCAGTAGAATTTCAACCAACCATTCAACCAAATAGGCTTACAACACATAATAgagctcaaaatttaattcacgcGACGAACGGCAATCCTTGTCCAACTTTGTAAATTAATAGGTAGATATTTATTATAATTACCGTCAACCATTTGTATTGCATCTGCGTAGCATCCATCTATTTTAATGAAATCTACTCCCCAATCAGCGAATGTTTGCGCATCAATCTCGAGGTGATCCTTCATACCCGGATAACCCATGCAGGTGTTGGTCCCGATATCTTGGTATAATCCAAACTTCAGTCCTTTTTCGTGCaccttaaaagttttaaaataaacttcattttactgaACACATTAACATTTGCAAAAAGAAAGGCGCATACATAATCTGACAAATTCTTCATCCCACTCGGGAAACGGTCTGGATCCGGCACTAGTCTGCCCTCTGAATCACGGGCATGCGTTGACCAGCAATCGTCAATATTGATATAGTCATAACCGGCGGCCAAATAACCCTCCGATACCATGAGATCGGCCGTTCGTTTGATCAACTGTTCACTGATACACTCATCGGGATACTTCTTGCAGTCGGTTATGCATCGGAATCTTTCCCAGGTCATCCATCCCATTGGCGGTGTTCTGGCTAAGCCATTATCGAGGCAACTCACAGTACCCAACACTAATGCACTGGCTAAATAAACCCAAAGCCCCATTCTGTTGTTGCTCATTGTAACGGTCTGTTGGATGATAAATTGTAACTGGTTGGCTCcaggagctccaggagctgcTTTTATACAAATACCTTGGCCAACAATGGCCAACACTCAACAGGAGGTTATTGTCTTAGCTCCGGGGTTATCTTTATGTCAATAACTGAGGTACTTGAAATGTGCTGAATCGTACATAAATAGAAAGCACACAGAGCATTTGATGCTTGCAACATTGAGAACCCTAAGACCTGATATCAAATACATATGTAGATACGGTTAACACACTTCATTGCGATATCAATCGCCCGAGCCAGTTAATCCTTATCGTTATGTTAGGCAtctaatcataatttcaaaatcaggTCACAGATTTGTCAACGTATTTATTACTAATTATTTGATTTACTTTCTTTTACCGATCTTCTACATAATCGAAAGTAAAACAAGTGACCCAAAATTATAACACCACACGATGTGGTATTTATTCTGGCGAACCAAGTGGGAGTCACATTTGTCCTCTATGTATCTTCATTTATTAAGAAAGCAtccgaaaaaaaactcaccGGCAAGTGCACATTTAGTCAACTAAAGTTTCGCGATTTTTTATCCATCTCAACGATACTCAGATTTCAAAACGAAACGCTCAGATTTCTGTACTGTCGTAttgatttgtataaattttgttttattttccaaaaatctccccctataataattttaacaaattttcttttttgatttaccAATCTGTTGAtctaaaatcacagaaaacagacgtacaagctcgaacaaaaaatcttcaaaaaagtgtgtaaaatttcaaatgctgacatccaaaaaatacgttagaaattgacttaaaacagtgccatctatcgcgccgttcaaaagttagaaatcaaattttcaagtggccagttttcgaaaaggcgtaatcgtatatgaactcatcAATAGTTAAACTAATGCCGCTCTTAAATAGGCGGGTTCAATTTATTActagataaatgcaataagagcTCCTTTGGACTGGACAGAATTTAACTTTCTTTATTTATACGGTTTAaacttattgacttttttcgatGAGTGAAACTTTTCTTAATATTTACGTTACGTTTCGGGTAACTTTTCTTCTCCCATCGttacgtaaataaaaaaaaagttgtttcattcaccgaaaaaagtcaataacTAAAACCCGTTCAAAAGTACTGGTGGTAAACTTGTATtcattcctttatttttgcactactgaggCAATCGAAATAATTAACAGTTTTACAATAAGTCTTTGCACTTCTTGAAAGGTTATCGCCAGAGGACGAATCGGCTATATCCAGTCAATTAGGAACATTATTGACGATCAGTCTTATCTTTTGTTGAAAGAAAAGAAAGTCTTACCTACcagaactgattctagacatctcaaGACGGACTACTTTCAAGTATCAATTTTGCATCATATTGTCCAAAATGGACAATATGATGTAGGAAATAGCAATCAATTTTCaggatatttttccattatgcaacTGGAAGAAAGGGTTATGAAACtttaacagcaattttcttgaaacatgtcAATGAATTCTTACGACCTatccaaaactgaccaaaattttgttttttttttctcagttcggttttgacagttctctttggtgtgtttggagacatctggtggcccagccaaaaaacaaaaaatggttcaaaactatcgttggaaattttacacaagtttcatgggctagcttgtacgtctgttctctgtgctaaaATTAACTCTAATAATAGTACCacaatttttgtattcttttttgtTATCCTTTGGGGCTCATTTCGCCAACAGTGAAATGCTGTTCAAAATGGAAAGctgtttaaatatattttattttttatttagttcgAAAATGAGGTGCTTTATTCTATCTGTTACAACAGATTGAACTCAATCCCAAAAGTTTGTTCACCTCTACCGATGTTTTGCCGGAagtttattttacaatttcttcaagtacgtctcggtggtcgagtggttagcgtggttagacggtaatcgctggtccagtgatggcatgggttcgattcccatctcggtactgggtgttaaatgttaatcttaagctgtccacgtcatttattcagtctgtaaagcctaaattggctaagacggtgtatgtcttttaaagtCGAAAGTAATAGcatattcaaatttagaatacaagcattcaattttttaataaaaaacgtAATGCTTTCGAAGTTGCGGAtgtttcttgactttctttaaaatttctgcaGGGCTTTCCGAAAGTTTCGAATGTTACCTAACTGCAGTACTGTAACACCTAAGtgttacttttattttaaacttaactcaTGGGGatcttttttattatctgacgggtttgcgcagaaagttttacttttttttgaaaagctgatgaaatttaaatgcgttttgatgtgcttttAATTCTATGACTtccgttaaaaaatgacaaaataatatttatttgaaacagggtttgatttttttcacgaaagtgtaattttatttatttatattttattttttattttttattttcatagtactCTAACTTATATCTTGAATATTAAAGATCTGCAAAAAGTCATGTGCTTTATTTTAAAGCCTTAATGCACTGAATTTCTTATATTAAGAATATAAAATGAAAGTATATGAATATACAAAACTAATACTTTTCAGCAAGGTTAAGATTCGTTTTTTCATACCCAAGTCTCATTTTATATAtacttatatatatatatatatatatatatatatatatatatatatatatatatatatatatatatatatatatatatatatatatatatatatatatatatatatatatatatatatatatatatatatatatatctatatatatatatatatatatatatatatatatatatatatatatatatatatatatatatatatatatatatatatatatatatctatatatatatatatatatatatatatatatatatatatatatatatatatatatatatatatatatatatatatatatatatatatatatatatatatatatatatatatatatatatatatatatatatatatatatatatatatatatatatatatatatatatatatatgaaatgaatttgcggctttatcggtgagggttaaagagttgaaatgaaagacggatagaagatcagaagaaaattctaaggtggtgaaaagagcgaagagcatttgcgatagtgccttctctattgggtactacttcttcaatacagttaattgatgtgggacaaagaatttagtatgtggtcaagcttctatttcaaatgctcttcgctcttttcaccaccttagaattttcttctgatcttctatccgtctttcatttcaactctttaaccctcaccgataaagccgcaaattcatttcataaaacaaattcacggtgatttctcctcttaataatatatatatatatatatatatatatatatatatatatatatatatatatatatatatatatatatatatatatatatatatatatatatatatatatatatatatatatatatatatatatatatatatatatatatatatatatatatatatatatatatatatatatatatatatatatatatatatatatatatatatatatatatatatatatacatggccgtaggaacggggggggttttgggggttaaaccccccccatgagggtccaaaaaagcaagcgaggtattatactctacactccaaattttaaattcataatcaaattataatcAAGTGCtaagttattcaagagtaacaatctagactaaaacctaatgccaaaacctcaaaaacccatcgcaagttcaaaattcagctacagtttctcaaaattttctcaattgttCATAGGATaaggttgctagaatttttccatcacgtatccgggccagacaaatccgtgctgttttacataaaaaccttgcaaaatccgggtattggatttcaaaattgtcgaccaaaattcgtgcaatatccaatttttgtcaaaacccagaaattattcatcgacaatcaagaaaaaaaaaacatgaaaaaaccttctataattttttttttaccttgctccaaaaattttggacgcataaataaaaaaaattaaaaaacaattcaagaatgagaatgagaataaatccaggcaaaacctTGGCTTTTCCAATGGAATCCGGCAACCGAGTCGAAccgatttttttcctaattttatattcattatcCAGGTCAATACCGTTAAAATCGGtcaatctggcaatcttagcatagaaattcaggtctgaatataaattttttaactaaacccattttggaggttcatATTCCCATAAACAAAATGGAATTTCCATATaatttcgtatttctgattctgtatcaagtttaggattcttgatttttagaCCGAATAATCAGAAGAGATTAGGAAcaaaaagctgttttgaaatcctggttcaaattcggttttgcatttcacatcaaatttaaatcatgtgttttgaaaatcgtatGCATTTTCAACGTTTTGATATAAGAATATgaggaaaagaaaatttttgttttttattcaaattcgtagtttttaaactttattctaacaccaaatttaaacatttaaagctccttaagtggcgatccaaaattgaaaacttagattcagattcataatttgaaattcacattctaATTCAGAtttacaaaacagattaaaaataaatcataaaaatgatgaattagGATTAAACTGAACTCAGATttgaaataatagattcatgattgcgggctctaaaacttggctcataaaattcttatctggaattaagattcggaaaaagtactttttgcacatttcagaaatcgtatagaaattcggaaacagattcaaagttcagtttttgaaatcaggttcagaattcaggattagaattcagaaaaagattaagcttgtaaatgcgtttttcatcataaaatcacaaatataacgtttttttttatcttgatcaCAGCACTTACTAATGATccttattttccttttttttacgaATGATCGCCGAGAATCATCAATCGGAAAAGATcataaatataaagtagaatttgagttaatttgcTAAgctttgttttatgcaaaatatcccaaattatatttaaaaaaaaatcatccttaCGATTTTCaatatggaattgattctttatgaaaaatattcgctGTATAAGAAATATGTACCCAATCTTTACCTAAAATATCTGCACCAAATCctattttttctcggtgaattgtataACATCAttgatattgcagttttttaagccaattttcaaaataaaatcataaatttagttcaagtttacatcaagcaaatttaatcccgatattttttatctcttactgtctgttgggaaaatttgatttattttcatcgaaggttagaatcttggaacTTGCAAAAGAATTTGGAAGATTGAGCATGTTTGTTTTGAgtatagaatattttttaaaaagaaattgaaagcttccctaaaaagaacttatttgatgctcaaatcaaataactatgatctaccagactcttaaacaaattcaaaaaaattaaccatcgttgaaaacaaattccatattttgttgctaaaagtttcattataaaaatttagctcacctcTTAGGCTAAGAACCACTTTTCtgaagttacgatttaatatgaaaactattaatgagtacttaaaaattcataatcatatagatacaaacataatttgttttgattttttttgtattcgtgaattgttgggaaaaaaaatcataggtaaaaatcagtcataaaaccccccccatgagtcgtttcttcctacggccctgtatgtatatatatatatatatatatatatatatatgtttactcttgggctcgaactcgcggacatcggctcaggagacaatagacttgccaactgagctatatcacaagcccaactcTCATTTTCTATGAACTTCTCCTTGTTGAGGGATATGGACGGACATTGACTTTAGATCCACCCGAGCCATGTATTGGATTCACGAAAATGGCCAATGACGATGccgaatttaagaaattttgtctttgctcttgtaatttttataatatttgataaattttttgaaatttccgtataatacttcaaattttatttttccccgCTTCTTGAGTGACAAGAGAAAAACTGTTATTTATtccattattattatttcaactaCGAATTAGCATGCAAAATTAGACAAACTTCTTGCTTTTACTCTTGCTAATAAATCACACTTCCATTCATGAATTTTGGCAAAACACATTTGCGCttctttaaccttccaaagtcgttcgggtcaatatgacccgaagcgcacattcaaatcatcataactcttcgagaaaaaatcgcaaaaatttgattttaaaaacctccctggggaatcacgaaatacacatTCTTTAGTACCAGGCAACTTTCTGTGACCACCGgaatccgtaattaggctgttcgggtctatatgacccgagagatTGCGTAAGTTTTCCTGGCCGCTaatattgaccgattttgatgaattttgattcattgtatagataatttattctagtttctcaacatcggaaaaataagtcgaaatattttacgagatcaccagtagctgattccgaataaaaaaagtcccgaaaaagtgctctttttagaatgcttataactcttgacaggttccaaatattgcgctgattttataatatttgaaattgtcaagaataaatctatccatgaaTGTATgagtttttggtggtccaaaggaagtttttgccgctatcccggaacttccggtagaaaaaattcttgcttcaaaaaagtgacccaattttggctttgcattgctgtatctcgcttaccaatggttcgattctctaaattcaaattttagttttttttcgttaactttattattatttccgtagaacatagttggttcctcaaaaatttcagttgttcagtatatggtaatgaaactcacatcttttttgtcatttttccaacTCCctctcgtgtcggtgggtttacgggaCTTTGAttgcgtgatttctctaaaatttgaactcaaactggtcgctttttatatacctagagattcattagaatatcctctttcgattgacatactttttgtgtggtgtttggaaaatttgtagcaacgtttttc contains:
- the LOC129759586 gene encoding alpha-N-acetylgalactosaminidase-like, whose protein sequence is MSNNRMGLWVYLASALVLGTVSCLDNGLARTPPMGWMTWERFRCITDCKKYPDECISEQLIKRTADLMVSEGYLAAGYDYINIDDCWSTHARDSEGRLVPDPDRFPSGMKNLSDYVHEKGLKFGLYQDIGTNTCMGYPGMKDHLEIDAQTFADWGVDFIKIDGCYADAIQMVDDYIIFGDLMNKTGRPILYSCSWPAYQEEKDVIPDYETLKKTCNMWRNWGDIEDSHSSVETITAYFSDNQDRIQPHSGPGHWNDPDTLILGNYGLSYEQSKSQLAVWTCLAAPLLLSNDLATVTPDVRELLLNSEIIAVNQDPLGIQGLMIKTDKRIEVSY